From one Methanomassiliicoccales archaeon genomic stretch:
- a CDS encoding sugar phosphate isomerase/epimerase: MIAISSPHLSRWDFPYALGRAAEHYQAWEIVAEGKHLLRDIVDDFLKLSPSYDLQYSVHAPLSDVNIGSINPRLRQAALEEVLECMEIAHRMGADPVTIHPGFLSPLTRLDRETAVELTTSSLKVIDTKAKELGLRVALENMPDMPMAMAKTPEELVHFLEGTDLGVCFDIGHANTNGNIPDFLRIKDRFINMHVHDNPGDMDRHMVIGEGNIDFHRWLAAFRPYSGRYVIEARELEHSLLSRDRLNAALASLD; encoded by the coding sequence GTGATAGCCATATCCTCGCCGCACCTGTCAAGATGGGACTTCCCCTACGCCCTCGGCCGGGCGGCCGAGCACTACCAGGCCTGGGAGATAGTGGCCGAGGGCAAGCACCTGCTGCGGGACATCGTGGACGATTTTCTTAAGTTGTCGCCGTCGTACGATCTGCAGTACTCGGTCCACGCCCCCCTGAGCGACGTGAACATCGGGTCCATCAACCCCCGGCTCAGGCAGGCCGCCCTGGAAGAGGTGCTGGAATGCATGGAGATAGCGCACCGCATGGGCGCGGACCCGGTGACGATACACCCCGGCTTCCTCTCGCCCCTGACCCGCCTAGACCGAGAGACGGCGGTGGAGCTGACGACGTCCTCTTTGAAGGTCATCGATACCAAGGCCAAGGAGCTGGGGCTGCGGGTGGCCTTGGAGAACATGCCGGACATGCCCATGGCCATGGCCAAGACCCCCGAGGAACTGGTGCACTTCCTGGAAGGCACCGACCTGGGGGTGTGCTTCGACATCGGCCACGCCAACACCAACGGCAACATCCCCGATTTCCTGAGGATCAAGGACCGCTTCATCAACATGCACGTGCACGACAACCCGGGGGACATGGACCGGCATATGGTCATCGGCGAGGGGAACATCGATTTCCACAGGTGGCTAGCCGCTTTCCGTCCCTACTCGGGCAGGTACGTCATCGAGGCCCGGGAGCTGGAGCACTCGCTTCTCTCCCGGGACCGATTGAACGCCGCCCTGGCCTCCCTGGATTAG
- a CDS encoding CPBP family glutamic-type intramembrane protease, with the protein MEEQAPRSYCSHCGASLPADALFCHRCGQTTQPSGQDVRGQYAYYAPTPVPLKRKSSLQTTREVLRGIGAVMTLIILTLVTVNVGLMIWGAGLVIPKALESTTSLFLALPWLVRILSLPGLSFVIYYVLLIAAVLLSYLFMLGLGRKEFLKELSFKETRHSPAYTISTLFMAILTMNTGYYVLIGLFGVDASSGGSENAALWELLYSLLRASVWEEVICRILYIGLPLAVVYAVKGKAAPYGRYIFGGGFQFGTWEKVFLILSASIFAIAHVFSWDLYKVLPTFVAGLALGYLFLKYGVYASIMLHFFIDYLSMPTYVWPGTGTDLFLGIFLIVAMVVGFVYMVYYFFRALELFSGRSIWRWESKRPVAAYYQASPSAPAYQPYAGPAHSPSFGFVCRHCGGTEASYADGKFRCSRCGKEN; encoded by the coding sequence ATGGAAGAGCAGGCTCCGCGTTCTTATTGCTCGCACTGCGGCGCATCATTGCCTGCGGACGCCCTGTTCTGCCACCGCTGCGGGCAGACCACCCAGCCATCGGGCCAGGACGTGAGGGGGCAGTACGCCTATTATGCACCGACCCCCGTGCCGCTGAAACGGAAGAGCAGCCTGCAGACCACCAGGGAAGTGCTGAGAGGCATCGGCGCGGTAATGACCCTGATCATCCTGACCCTGGTCACCGTCAACGTTGGGCTCATGATATGGGGAGCGGGCCTAGTGATACCGAAGGCCCTGGAAAGCACCACCTCCCTCTTCCTCGCCCTCCCCTGGCTGGTACGCATCCTTAGCCTTCCCGGCCTTTCCTTCGTGATCTATTACGTGCTGTTGATCGCGGCCGTCCTGCTGTCATACCTTTTCATGCTGGGCCTGGGCCGGAAGGAGTTCCTGAAGGAGCTGTCCTTCAAGGAGACCAGGCATTCGCCGGCCTACACCATCTCCACCCTCTTCATGGCCATCCTGACCATGAACACCGGGTACTATGTCCTCATCGGCCTGTTCGGGGTGGACGCCTCCTCCGGCGGATCGGAGAACGCCGCCCTTTGGGAGCTGCTCTACAGCTTGCTGAGGGCCTCGGTCTGGGAGGAGGTCATATGCCGCATCCTCTACATCGGCCTGCCTCTAGCGGTGGTGTACGCGGTAAAGGGCAAGGCCGCACCCTACGGACGCTATATCTTTGGCGGAGGGTTCCAGTTCGGCACCTGGGAGAAGGTGTTCCTAATATTATCCGCGTCCATCTTCGCCATAGCCCATGTGTTCAGCTGGGACCTCTACAAGGTGCTGCCCACCTTCGTGGCCGGCCTGGCCCTGGGATACTTGTTCCTGAAGTACGGGGTCTATGCCAGCATCATGCTGCACTTCTTCATCGACTACCTGTCGATGCCCACCTACGTCTGGCCGGGCACGGGCACCGACCTGTTCTTAGGCATCTTCCTGATAGTGGCCATGGTGGTAGGTTTCGTGTACATGGTCTACTACTTCTTCCGCGCCCTGGAGCTCTTCAGCGGCCGCAGCATATGGCGCTGGGAGAGCAAGAGGCCGGTGGCCGCCTATTATCAAGCCAGCCCGTCCGCTCCGGCGTACCAGCCTTATGCCGGACCGGCCCACAGCCCCTCCTTCGGGTTCGTGTGCAGGCATTGCGGTGGCACCGAGGCCAGCTACGCTGACGGTAAGTTCAGGTGCTCCCGCTGCGGAAAAGAGAACTGA